From one Rutidosis leptorrhynchoides isolate AG116_Rl617_1_P2 unplaced genomic scaffold, CSIRO_AGI_Rlap_v1 contig202, whole genome shotgun sequence genomic stretch:
- the LOC139881836 gene encoding uncharacterized protein, translated as MSEADAMCLESDVMVDEVKIALWGIDIRKAQGIDGFHAALFKHHWQMLRPDLIEAILAFFRTWKLAKKFCDTMLTIIPKTTTAQGLKDYRPIALLYCHLQNYLEVDVRKAYDLVSWDFLEEFLTGLKFPRRKKSLRQGDPISPFLFMLVIELLSRMLLVPPVQFRFHKECEFLKLNHLRFADDLFLFCIGEEFLVTWFKAQLDFFYSLSGLQVSDEKTNIFFSRGHEERKQNLLCVSGFQEDAVSAPLTNWAVKHLSYTSRLILICSVLRNLHEFWCLAFRLPKSIVKIIDAKCRGFLWTGTESSSRSLVAWKMVCKPKVEALVDLFPSIYFKDANVARDSRVSQVYVEGQWQLPFPISYDIVEAWELV; from the exons ATGTCCGAAGCGGATGCAATGTGTTTAGAAAGTGATGTAATGGTTGATGAAGTTAAAATAGCTTTGTGGGGTATTGATATTCGTAAAGCACAAGGGATAGATGGGTTCCATGCCGCTCTTTTCAAGCATCACTGGCAAATGCTGAGGCCTGACCTTATAGAGGCCATTCTGGCTTTCTTTCGTACATGGAAGTTAGCAAAGAAGTTTTGTGATACAATGCTCACGATTATACCAAAAACAACAACCGCTCAAGGACTTAAAGACTATAGGCCGATTGCTTTGTTGTACTGTCATCTACAAAATTATCTCGAAG TTGATGTAAGAAAGGCTTACGATTTAGTTTCTTGGGATTTTTTAGAGGAGTTTCTTACTGGCTTGAAGTTTCCAAGAAG GAAAAAGAGCCTCCGTCAAGGGGACCCAATTTCTCCTTTTTTGTTTATGCTGGTGATAGAGCTATTGTCCAGGATGCTTTTGGTTCCTCCGGTTCAATTTCGTTTTCATAAGGAATGTGAATTTTTAAAGTTGAACCATTTACGTTTTGCGGACGATCTGTTTTTGTTTTGTATAGGAGAAGAATTTCTAGTAACTTGGTTTAAAGCTCAACTTGATTTCTTCTATAGTTTGTCAGGGCTTCAAGTAAGTGATGAGAAGACTAATATTTTTTTCAGTAGGGGGCACGAGGAGAGAAAGCAAAATCTGCTATGTGTTAGTGGCTTTCAGGAAG ATGCGGTTTCGGCACCATTAACGAACTGGGCAGTGAAGCATTTATCTTATACTAGTCGCTTGATTCTTATATGCTCTGTCCTTAGAAACTTACATGAATTTTGGTGCTTGGCGTTTCGATTACCAAAGTCAATAGTCAAGATTATTGATGCGAAGTGTCGAGGTTTTTTATGGACTGGAACAGAGTCTTCTAGTAGAAGTTTGGTTGCCTGGAAAATGGTTTGCAAACCAAAAGTGGAAG CCCTTGTTGATCTATTTCCATCCATCTATTTTAAAGATGCTAATGTAGCCCGAGACAGTAGAGTAAGTCAAGTTTATGTTGAGGGACAGTGGCAGCTTCCGTTTCCTATTAGCTATGATATTGTGGAGGCTTGGGAGTTGGTTTGA